In Nasonia vitripennis strain AsymCx chromosome 2, Nvit_psr_1.1, whole genome shotgun sequence, a genomic segment contains:
- the LOC100680007 gene encoding uncharacterized protein LOC100680007 isoform X8 produces the protein MLKWTVSRSLSTASSTPHGPGGGRSSSTASVNNKANAGNSATERRPFRDLSNTPPAASSSSRRSSSRMVSNNNNNNNNVVVVDGGRTPKRTPSRRRRCRSHGSDLRGYFQSTKPNLRSGKRQSLSQRSNSPVIESFYQSTPRVDSDIGPLTLFSHQPHCHLSSSSSLTLPQNILNEARANNLQSHVTDFFQQISMATSPEDVMESESLPFASRRYALAKEQHRHTPCLPKLARVGKLNARNKTPYHTKLQMGIREMELDEVRQSPLAGKLLGLKLLDRDRPMYENTDNTVTEVLNREQESNFKSVAEILLKDSEERRKVEEEHVYETIAETPADEDKAPHNDSSVSSASQLLDNPSPISWAFCSPSSDLEGEFTLKRQRGIRRKRQANNKPGDGGVSGSKRAKREPLPFIEAVNRHVKRLALETDLDSSMLEDKCPDKDEEAKAKEEAMQTDEPVQLSVTDTLLSEERKEHLPESRGRPTTSNVWDTDSPKSSLLDSFATTTTTSALGTPETPLVATVRRCLKYSPETPGAATTSACFNRGSIEIECSAQTEEIHVKIIRCRDLRRAYEGPIHAYVKASLKDPLSGEGCVKRTAVHRATPNPVFQETLVLPYPQSQQPAQQSSFYNNNNNNNNCAAKQVSLDIAVWHRDRRARRSELLGCMTLPLPLSQDKEATWHPLEAGSGRNSSAAPASSAYSGVEGRGSVVISPPLSKDGAGSESLDNNNSTAGDDLTYLRHLELEPIDPLTGLPLHPGFTARGGRTPCTTTRRLVRPAANANQVPWGFSLSWGRPPRVERVDPGSPAERSGLRPGDYVVFVESTNVVTQPRDDILELIQTATNQLILEVYRRGAHGHAATGGGTASSSHRRSSVNVTLQAPVIGVAPSSHHHAIAFTAEAFPNLAADAPPEEELSVRETRYWTCLKSGQARFLAPLTERRDVLSAADHMILFQNLEELSKISEEIRDEGGGLESYLNRVPKITAAYRRYLSGLQRACCLLVALRKNSAFAKIVCEPAVPRRRKPDLTGVLLQPLEHYREMTRLLCQACPRNCQAVRDLAQGYREATANAAVMEPPRDTGRPLLSLQEVESRLVFARCKPFALAVPGRQWLFGGALAKVEGRGRLQPTWALLLTDLLVFARVSRDRVLFVTEEPLRLACIAEACFTVRKRPTEFRLQVTTQPSVPGENPVASTEVVQCAGTGGGGVAGGCSPHSRPRRRLLILRAPSPELKAVWHNLLQRQINLVYYRIYVNTGYGTASGADPGLESPDDDSPTGLGGGVISSYLTAHGQRELASSPEVYRSTQQLDEDKLQQSGDSLELMLMKNSSQHHQEDNHLAQWVRNSHQIPPPDHEVPIEEWTPEELAARTPRESSARDFSEVVMDMLTVTEESTVVNSDVEQQSTASSASLSTVKSNSLPNQPSSKKNGSLIKDASSGSINICRRCHSNMRRRSGCPTPPPLARDPFSPLPPKIAVLPPTPDLCSKHARGLRNGLYDSPGRNSPSRAFSADGTTEDGSEDDLDCDGEPPYRALRRFGTMSSLDQDDELDAELQTSTTAGEDDTTTTNSSLDIESPPPPPSGLRAWTLRASSYVVSKMLQPPAPPERTEFSLDPSSNGDEEGTTSGGTSGDDIWGTPTSGGPDDESFTGSPNH, from the exons ATGCTCAAGTGGACGGTGTCCCGGTCGCTGTCGACGGCGAGCTCGACCCCCCACGGACCCGGCGGtggtcgcagcagcagcaccgccAGCGTCAACAACAAGGCCAACGCCGGCAACAGCGCCACCGAGCGAAGGCCCTTTCGCGACCTCTCCAACACACCGCCGGCCGCCTCGAGCTCCTCCAGGAGGTCGTCCTCGCGGATGgtcagcaacaacaacaacaacaacaacaacgtcGTGGTGGTGGACGGCGGACGCACGCCCAAGAGGACGCCGTCGCGACGCCGGCGCTGCAGGAGCCACGGCAGCGACCTGCGCGGCTACTTTCAGTCGACGAAGCCGAACCTGCGATCGGGCAAGCGGCAGTCCCTCTCGCAGCGCAGCAACTCGCCGGTCATCGAGAGCTTCTACCAGAGCACGCCGCGCGTCGACTCGGACATAGGCCCGCTGACGCTGTTCTCGCACCAGCCGCACTGCCACCTCAGCAGCTCGTCCAGCCTGACGCTGCCGCAGAACATACTGAACGAGGCCCGAGCCAACAACCTCCAGTCCCACGTCACGGACTTCTTCCAGCAGATCAGCATGGCCACGAGTCCCGAGGACGTGATGGAGAGCGAGAGCCTGCCCTTTGCCAGCCGGAGGTACGCCCTGGCGAAGGAGCAGCACAGGCACACCCCCTGCCTGCCGAAGCTCGCGAGGGTCGGCAAGCTCAACGCCCGCAACAAGACGCCCTACCACACCAAGCTCCAGATGGGCATCCGGGAGATGGAGCTCGACGAGGTCAGGCAGAGCCCGCTCGCCGGAAAGCTCCTCGGGCTGAAGCTCCTCGACCGGGACAGACCCATGTACGAGAACACGGACAACACCGTCACCGAGGTGCTCAACAG GGAGCAGGAGAGCAACTTCAAGAGCGTCGCGGAGATCCTGCTGAAGGACTCGGAGGAGCGCCGCAAGGTCGAGGAGGAGCACGTGTACGAGACGATAGCCGAGACTCCGGCGGACGAGGACAAGGCTCCGCACAACGACAGCAGCGTCTCCTCGGCCAGTCAGCTCCTGGACAACCCGTCGCCCATATCCTGGGCCTTCTGCTCGCCCTCGTCGGATCTCGAGGGCGAGTTCACGCTCAAGCGTCAGCGGGGCATCCGGCGCAAGCGACAGGCCAACAATAAGCCCGGGGACGGCGGAGTCTCCGGCAGCAAGAGGGCCAAACGGGAGCCGCTGCCGTTCATCGAGGCTGTCAACAGGCACGTCAAGAGGCTGGCCCTGGAGACCGACTTAGACTCGTCGATGCTGGAGGACAAGTGTCCGGACAAGGATGAAGAGGCGAAGGCGAAGGAGGAGGCGATGCAGACCGACGAGCCGGTTCAGCTCAGCGTCACCGACACGCTGCTCTCGGAGGAGCGCAAGGAGCACCTCCCGGAGAGCCGCGGCAGACCCACGACCAGCAACGTCTGGGACACGGACAGCCCGAAATCCTCGCTCCTCGACTCgttcgcgacgacgacgaccaccTCGGCACTGGGCACCCCCGAGACGCCGCTAGTGGCGACGGTTCGGCGCTGCCTCAAGTACAGCCCCGAGACGCCGGGAGCCGCGACGACGTCGGCGTGCTTCAACAGAGGCTCGATCGAAATCGAGTGCTCCGCCCAGACCGAGGAGATACACGTTAAGA TCATAAGGTGCAGGGATCTGCGTCGCGCGTACGAGGGTCCGATCCACGCGTACGTCAAGGCGAGCCTGAAGGACCCGCTGAGCGGCGAGGGCTGCGTCAAGAGGACAGCGGTGCATCGGGCGACGCCGAATCCCGTCTTCCAGGAGACCCTCGTCTTGCCTTACCCGCAGAGCCAGCAGCCGGCCCAGCAGAGCAGCTTttacaataacaacaacaacaacaataattgCGCGGCCAAGCAGGTCTCGCTCGACATCGCCGTCTGGCATCGAGATCGCAGGGCAAG GCGCAGCGAACTGCTGGGCTGCATGACTCTGCCGCTGCCGCTCTCGCAGGACAAG GAAGCAACATGGCACCCTCTGGAAGCCGGCTCGGGCCGCAACAGCAGCGCGGCGCCAGCGAGCAGTGCCTACAGCGGCGTCGAGGGCCGCGGCTCCGTCGTCATCTCGCCGCCCCTGTCCAAGGACGGCGCCGGCAGCGAGTCGCTAGATAACAACAACAGCACCGCCGGCGACGATCTCACCTACCTCCGGCACCTCGAGCTCGAGCCCATCGATCCCCTCACGGGACTTCCTCTGCATCCTGGATTCACGGCCAGGGGCGGCAGGACGCCCTGCACCACCACCCGCAGACTCGTCAGGCCCGCTGCTAACGCTAATCAG GTGCCATGGGGCTTCTCGCTGTCCTGGGGCCGACCGCCTCGAGTCGAGCGCGTCGACCCTGGCAGTCCGGCGGAGCGATCCGGTCTGAGGCCGGGCGACTACGTGGTCTTCGTCGAGTCGACCAACGTCGTCACCCAGCCCCGCGACGACATCCTCGAGCTCATCCAGACCGCGACGAACCAGCTGATCCTCGAGGTGTACCGTCGCGGTGCCCACGGACACGCTGCTACAGGTGGTGGCACCGCCTCGTCCAGCCACAGACGCAGCTCCGTCAACGTGACGCTTCAGGCACCGGTGATCGGCGTCGCGCCGTCGAGTCACCATCACGCCATCGCCTTCACCGCCGAG GCCTTTCCGAATCTGGCGGCGGACGCGCCGCCCGAGGAGGAGCTCAGCGTTCGCGAGACGCGCTACTGGACCTGCTTGAAAAGCGGCCAGGCGCGTTTCCTCGCCCCGTTGACCGAACGCCGCGACGTCCTCTCCGCGGCGGACCACATGATCCTCTTCCAGAACCTCGAAGAACTTTCGAAGATCTCCGAGGAGATACGGGACGAGGGCGGCGGTTTAGAGAGCTACCTCAACCGGGTGCCCAAGATCACCGCGGCCTACAGGAGGTACCTCAGCGGACTTCAGCGCGCCTGCTGTCTGCTCGTCGCCCTCAGGAAGAACTCGGCCTTCGCCAAGATCGTCTGCGAGCCCGCCGTACCCAGGAGGCGCAAGCCCGACCTGACGGGTGTGCTCCTGCAGCCGCTGGAACATTATAG GGAGATGACGAGGCTGCTGTGCCAGGCCTGTCCCCGCAACTGCCAGGCGGTGCGCGACCTGGCTCAGGGCTACCGGGAGGCGACGGCCAACGCCGCAGTGATGGAACCACCCCGAGACACCGGCCGGCCCCTGCTGAGCTTGCAGGAAGTCGAGTCTCGGCTGGTCTTTGCGCGTTGCAAGCCCTTCGCTCTCGCCGTTCCCGGCAGACAATG GCTCTTCGGCGGCGCGCTGGCCAAGGTCGAGGGTCGGGGTCGACTCCAGCCCACGTGGGCCCTCCTCCTGACGGACCTGCTGGTGTTCGCGCGCGTTTCGCGCGACCGTGTGCTCTTCGTCACGGAGGAGCCCCTCAGACTGGCCTGCATCGCCGAGGCCTGCTTTACTGTTCGCAAGCGGCCCACGGAGTTTCGGTTGCAGGTCACGACACAG CCCAGCGTACCAGGCGAGAACCCGGTGGCCTCGACGGAAGTGGTGCAGTGCGCGGGTACCGGTGGCGGAGGCGTCGCCGGTGGCTGCAGCCCTCACAGTCGGCCCAGGCGGAGACTCCTCATTCTGCGCGCCCCCAGCCCCGAGCTCAAGGCCGTCTGGCACAACCTGCTCCAGCGGCAAAT AAATCTGGTCTATTACAGAATCTACGTGAACACGGGCTACGGGACGGCCAGCGGAGCCGACCCTGGACTCGAGAGTCCCGACGACGACAGTCCCACCGGCCTCGGAGGTGGTGTCATCAGCAGCTACCTCACCGCGCACGGCCAGCGCGAGCTCGCCAGCAGCCCAGAG GTTTACAGGTCGACGCAGCAGCTGGACGAGGACAAGCTGCAGCAGTCGGGCGACAGCCTGGAGCTGATGCTCATGAAGAACTCGAGCCAGCATCACCAGGAGGACAATCATCTGGCCCAGTGGGTGCGCAACTCGCATCAGATACCGCCGCCGGACCACGAAGTCCCCATCGAGGAGTGGACGCCCGAGGAGCTGGCCGCTCGCACCCCCCGGGAGTCCTCGGCTCGCGATTTCTCCGAAG TCGTGATGGACATGTTGACAGTGACGGAGGAGAGTACAGTAGTCAATTCGGACGTGGAGCAGCAGAGCACCGCGTCCAGCGCGAGCCTCAGCACCGTCAAGTCCAACAGTCTGCCCAACCAACCGTCGAGCAAGAAGAACGGCAGCCTCATCAAGGACGCGTCCTCCGGCTCGATCAACATCTGCAGGAGGTGTCACAG TAATATGCGTCGCAGGTCAGGCTGcccgacgccgccgccgttaGCTCGCGATCCCTTCTCGCCGCTACCCCCGAAAATCGCGGTCCTCCCACCGACGCCGGATCTCTGCTCGAAACACGCCAGGGGACTTCGCAACGGACTCTACGACAGTCCCGGGAGAAACAGCCCCAGCAGGGCCTTCTCCGCGGACGGTACCACCGAGGACGGCAGCGAGGACGACCTCGACTGCGACGGAGAACCGCCTTACAG AGCCCTGCGCCGTTTCGGCACGATGAGCAGCCTCGATCAAGACGACGAACTGGACGCGGAGCTGCAGACGTCGACGACGGCCGGGGAGGACGACACCACCACGACCAACAGCAGCCTGGACATCGAGTCGCCTCCACCGCCGCCCTCGGGTCTGCGCGCCTGGACGCTCCGGGCCAGTAGCTACGTCGTCAGCAAGATGCTCCAGCCACCGGCACCTCCGGAGAGGACAGAGTTCAGTTTGGATCCGAGCAGCAACGGCGACGAAGAGGGAACGACCTCCGGAGGAACTTCTGGCGACGATATCTGGGGCACGCCGACGTCCGGGGGTCCGGACGACGAGAGCTTCACTGGCAGTCCG AATCACTAG